From Sceloporus undulatus isolate JIND9_A2432 ecotype Alabama chromosome 6, SceUnd_v1.1, whole genome shotgun sequence, one genomic window encodes:
- the LOC121932976 gene encoding sulfotransferase 1C2-like isoform X1 has translation MAHVYPEMDPDSVREDVEANFIKRLEPVEMEGVPLLSDTVKNWAEIKRFQARPDDLLLCTYPKAGTTWIQEIVDMIQQRGDAQKCARAPLYQRSPYLEMFPPKPLPSGLEEAEAMPSPRTIKTHFPVQLLPPSFWEQNCKIIYVARNIKDNAVSFFHFHRMNMGLPEPGQWDDFLKNFIAGKVTYGSWFDHVCGWWEAKNHYPVLYLFYEDIKEDPAREIQKVAQFLGIELPESVLKKIVQQTTFESMKENPMTNYSTVPSSILDQSVSPFLRKGTVGDWKEHFTVAQSEWTDDICTQKLRGTSLSFRTQI, from the exons GAGATGGATCCAGACTCAGTGCGAGAAGATGTGGAAGCAAATTTCATCAAGCGCTTAGAGCCAGTAGAGATGGAGGGTGTCCCATTGCTTAGTGACACTGTAAAGAACTGGGCTGAAATAAAACGATTCCAAGCTCGGCCTGATGATCTACTCCTTTGCACCTACCCCAAAGCAG GAACCACTTGGATCCAAGAAATTGTGGACATGATCCAGCAGCGAGGTGATGCCCAGAAATGTGCTCGGGCTCCTCTGTACCAGCGGAGTCCCTACTTGGAAATGTTCCCTCCAAAACCCCTGCCTTCAG GCTTGGAAGAGGCAGAAGCAATGCCCTCCCCACGGACAATCAAAACCCATTTCCCAGTCCAGCTCCTGCCACCTTCCTTCTGGGAACAGAATTGCAAG ATCATTTATGTAGCCAGGAACATCAAGGACAATGCTGTCTCCTTCTTCCATTTCCATCGCATGAACATGGGGTTGCCAGAGCCAGGACAGTGGGATGATTTTCTGAAGAATTTTATTGCTGGCAAGG TCACTTATGGCTCCTGGTTTGATCACGTTTGTGGTTGGTGGGAGGCTAAGAACCATTACCCAGTTCTATATCTCTTCTATGAAGATATTAAAGAA GATCCAGCTCGGGAAATCCAGAAAGTAGCCCAATTCTTGGGCATAGAGCTTCCAGAATCAGTCCTGAAAAAGATCGTGCAGCAGACAACATTTGAGAGTATgaaagaaaacccaatgacaaaTTACAGTACTGTGCCTTCCTCTATCTTGGACCAAAGTGTATCACCCTTCTTGAgaaaag GTACTGTAGGGGACTGGAAGGAGCATTTCACAGTGGCTCAAAGTGAATGGACAGATGACATCTGTACCCAGAAACTTAGGGGAACCAGCCTGAGCTTCCGCACACAAATCTAA
- the LOC121932976 gene encoding sulfotransferase 1C2-like isoform X2 yields the protein MDPDSVREDVEANFIKRLEPVEMEGVPLLSDTVKNWAEIKRFQARPDDLLLCTYPKAGTTWIQEIVDMIQQRGDAQKCARAPLYQRSPYLEMFPPKPLPSGLEEAEAMPSPRTIKTHFPVQLLPPSFWEQNCKIIYVARNIKDNAVSFFHFHRMNMGLPEPGQWDDFLKNFIAGKVTYGSWFDHVCGWWEAKNHYPVLYLFYEDIKEDPAREIQKVAQFLGIELPESVLKKIVQQTTFESMKENPMTNYSTVPSSILDQSVSPFLRKGTVGDWKEHFTVAQSEWTDDICTQKLRGTSLSFRTQI from the exons ATGGATCCAGACTCAGTGCGAGAAGATGTGGAAGCAAATTTCATCAAGCGCTTAGAGCCAGTAGAGATGGAGGGTGTCCCATTGCTTAGTGACACTGTAAAGAACTGGGCTGAAATAAAACGATTCCAAGCTCGGCCTGATGATCTACTCCTTTGCACCTACCCCAAAGCAG GAACCACTTGGATCCAAGAAATTGTGGACATGATCCAGCAGCGAGGTGATGCCCAGAAATGTGCTCGGGCTCCTCTGTACCAGCGGAGTCCCTACTTGGAAATGTTCCCTCCAAAACCCCTGCCTTCAG GCTTGGAAGAGGCAGAAGCAATGCCCTCCCCACGGACAATCAAAACCCATTTCCCAGTCCAGCTCCTGCCACCTTCCTTCTGGGAACAGAATTGCAAG ATCATTTATGTAGCCAGGAACATCAAGGACAATGCTGTCTCCTTCTTCCATTTCCATCGCATGAACATGGGGTTGCCAGAGCCAGGACAGTGGGATGATTTTCTGAAGAATTTTATTGCTGGCAAGG TCACTTATGGCTCCTGGTTTGATCACGTTTGTGGTTGGTGGGAGGCTAAGAACCATTACCCAGTTCTATATCTCTTCTATGAAGATATTAAAGAA GATCCAGCTCGGGAAATCCAGAAAGTAGCCCAATTCTTGGGCATAGAGCTTCCAGAATCAGTCCTGAAAAAGATCGTGCAGCAGACAACATTTGAGAGTATgaaagaaaacccaatgacaaaTTACAGTACTGTGCCTTCCTCTATCTTGGACCAAAGTGTATCACCCTTCTTGAgaaaag GTACTGTAGGGGACTGGAAGGAGCATTTCACAGTGGCTCAAAGTGAATGGACAGATGACATCTGTACCCAGAAACTTAGGGGAACCAGCCTGAGCTTCCGCACACAAATCTAA